The Bacteroidota bacterium genome window below encodes:
- the paaJ gene encoding phenylacetate-CoA oxygenase subunit PaaJ, which produces MNTDVKYSRKEILNLLSEIPDPEIPVINIHELGVLRDVIVNEKEVEIIITPTYSGCPAMKQIENDIVSKLKENGIENVKVKSIFSPAWTTDWITDEAKEKLRKFGIAPPTQRKVKCPHCNSENTEVISQFGSTACKALYRCNDCKEPFDYFKCH; this is translated from the coding sequence ATGAATACGGACGTTAAATATTCACGAAAAGAAATTCTGAATCTTCTTTCTGAAATTCCAGATCCGGAAATTCCTGTTATTAATATTCATGAGCTTGGGGTTTTGCGTGATGTTATTGTGAACGAAAAGGAAGTGGAAATAATTATTACTCCTACTTACTCCGGTTGCCCTGCAATGAAGCAAATCGAAAATGATATTGTGTCGAAACTAAAAGAAAACGGAATTGAAAATGTGAAAGTGAAATCGATTTTTTCTCCAGCGTGGACGACCGATTGGATTACCGATGAAGCAAAAGAAAAACTCAGAAAGTTTGGAATTGCTCCGCCAACTCAAAGAAAAGTGAAATGTCCGCACTGCAACTCCGAAAACACAGAAGTAATTTCTCAGTTTGGCTCAACGGCTTGCAAAGCGCTTTACCGGTGCAATGATTGCAAAGAGCCGTTTGATTATTTTAAATGTCATTAA
- a CDS encoding universal stress protein, with protein MAKSIKNEILVPIDFSEQSLIALGQSYNLAREYNAEILLLYVIEESGFLNIATAKMISDMKKDIQKKLDKLAEETQKKSNMHVDTMIARGKAYEKIIEVADLTSALMIIMGCSSRKKIGKLFIGSNALRVVREANCPVITIKGKAHREGCKNIVLPLDLTKETRDKVRQAIEVAKLGSYKAAIRVVSVLQSTDEFIVNKLTRQLEQVKVFIQKQGVECTAEIIKAVKGEDSLAQCIIDYAHKVDGDLMIIMTQQETNFTRMFIGSTAQEVVNNSDIPVMSIIPQMRKYKTAFDGAR; from the coding sequence ATGGCAAAGTCAATTAAAAATGAAATCCTTGTCCCGATTGATTTCTCTGAGCAATCATTAATTGCACTCGGACAATCTTATAATCTGGCAAGAGAATATAATGCCGAAATTCTTCTTCTGTATGTTATAGAAGAAAGTGGATTTCTGAATATTGCTACTGCAAAAATGATTAGTGATATGAAAAAAGATATTCAAAAAAAACTTGACAAACTTGCTGAAGAAACGCAAAAGAAAAGCAACATGCATGTTGATACAATGATTGCCCGCGGAAAAGCATATGAAAAAATAATTGAAGTAGCCGATCTGACCAGTGCGCTGATGATTATTATGGGGTGCAGCAGCAGAAAAAAAATCGGCAAACTTTTTATCGGCTCGAATGCGCTGCGCGTGGTGCGGGAAGCAAATTGCCCGGTGATTACGATTAAGGGAAAAGCGCATCGCGAAGGATGTAAGAACATTGTTCTTCCGCTCGACCTTACGAAAGAAACGAGAGATAAAGTTCGCCAGGCAATTGAAGTAGCAAAACTCGGTTCATATAAAGCGGCCATTCGCGTTGTTTCTGTTTTGCAAAGCACCGATGAATTTATTGTAAACAAACTTACGCGCCAGTTGGAGCAAGTAAAAGTTTTCATTCAGAAACAAGGCGTGGAATGCACGGCTGAAATTATCAAAGCGGTGAAAGGAGAAGATTCTCTTGCGCAGTGCATTATTGATTACGCGCATAAAGTGGACGGTGACCTTATGATTATTATGACTCAGCAGGAAACAAATTTTACGCGCATGTTCATTGGTTCCACTGCGCAGGAAGTTGTTAACAATTCCGATATTCCTGTGATGAGCATTATTCCCCAGATGCGCAAGTACAAAACGGCTTTTGATGGCGCTCGTTAA
- a CDS encoding nucleoside phosphorylase, with the protein MKKIPSTELILNAGGSIYHLALLPEQLSNDIIIVGDQGRVPLVSEHFDSIEHKVQNREFATHTGIYKGKRVSVISTGIGTDNIDIFMNEIDALANVDLKSRTVKKNKTSLNIVRIGTSGALQKDIEVDSFVASEFGLGLDGLLHFYDSKKVDESKISEAFVKHVKWNKNLPFPYVIKSSEKLLRKIGEGMQKGITATAPGFFAPQGRELRLSASVKNLEKNFSSFVYKNNRIVNFEMETSALYGLSKLLGHNACTVCVIVGNRITKNFSKDYHPAMTFLIKTVLERLTA; encoded by the coding sequence GTGAAAAAAATTCCATCTACGGAGTTAATTTTGAATGCTGGCGGGAGCATTTATCATTTGGCGCTTCTTCCCGAACAGCTTTCGAATGACATTATTATTGTAGGCGATCAAGGAAGAGTTCCATTGGTTTCGGAACATTTTGATTCTATTGAACACAAAGTTCAGAATCGGGAATTTGCTACGCATACGGGTATATATAAAGGTAAGCGTGTGAGCGTGATTTCTACCGGAATCGGAACAGACAACATAGATATTTTCATGAATGAAATTGATGCGCTTGCAAATGTTGATTTGAAGTCGCGCACTGTTAAAAAAAATAAAACTTCGCTGAACATTGTGCGCATCGGCACTTCGGGCGCTTTGCAAAAAGATATTGAAGTAGATTCGTTTGTAGCATCAGAATTCGGGCTTGGCTTGGATGGCTTGCTTCATTTTTATGATTCAAAAAAAGTAGATGAAAGCAAAATTTCAGAAGCATTTGTAAAACATGTGAAGTGGAATAAAAATCTTCCTTTTCCCTACGTAATAAAATCTTCGGAAAAACTTTTGAGAAAAATCGGGGAAGGAATGCAAAAGGGAATTACTGCAACTGCTCCTGGATTTTTTGCTCCTCAGGGAAGAGAATTGCGTCTATCTGCTTCTGTTAAAAATCTTGAAAAGAATTTTTCTTCTTTCGTATATAAAAATAATCGCATCGTGAATTTTGAAATGGAAACTTCCGCACTCTATGGATTATCAAAACTTTTAGGGCATAATGCCTGCACTGTTTGCGTGATTGTAGGGAACAGAATTACAAAAAACTTTTCCAAAGATTATCATCCTGCAATGACGTTTCTTATTAAAACGGTTCTGGAGCGATTAACTGCATAG